From the Mycobacteriales bacterium genome, one window contains:
- a CDS encoding amidohydrolase family protein, with protein MFDTVIAGGTVVDGTGSAPYAADIAIQDGRIVEIGQVSGESRERIDAGGLLVTPGWVDVHTHYDGQVTWDEAIEPSAANGVTTLVMGNCGVGFAPVRPADHAALIDLMEGVEDIPGSALSTGMPWGEWESFEEYLDLLDGRRYALDVAAQVAHGAVRFYVMGERGRANEDATADDLEQMAAIVRSALDAGAVGFTTSRTVGHRSKSGTPVPGTFAAKSELVAMAEAMRGAGHGVFEAIVAGTIGKLDALGGERSTMMEELPLLRAVAEASGRPVTFTVAQLFDDPEEWRRVMDAARESSASGAVLRPQILPRSVTLMTSLDAYHLFMFRPTYLAIADLPLAERVAEMRRPEVRDAILSETDKFEDQPNGAAALMLLFNSALPVTFPLAEPVNYEPSFDDSVLMKAMAAGVEPQAYMYDLLLEDEGKAFYMALGSNFAGGNLEVCREMLLDPNSVTGLSDAGAHVNLISDCSSSTFHLTHWGRDRTAGELLPIEVLVHKMSGDTAALYGFTDRGTLEVGKRADINVIDFDRLRIKAPELRYDLPAGASRILQGAEGYVATLVNGVVTRRDDVDTGARPGRLARASAATATA; from the coding sequence ATGTTCGACACAGTCATCGCGGGCGGCACCGTTGTCGACGGGACGGGTTCAGCGCCGTACGCCGCCGACATCGCCATCCAGGACGGGCGCATCGTCGAGATCGGTCAGGTCAGCGGCGAGTCGCGCGAGCGGATCGACGCGGGCGGCCTGCTCGTCACCCCCGGCTGGGTCGACGTCCACACCCACTACGACGGCCAGGTGACGTGGGACGAGGCGATCGAGCCGTCCGCCGCCAACGGCGTCACCACATTGGTGATGGGCAACTGCGGCGTCGGGTTCGCCCCCGTCCGACCCGCCGACCACGCCGCGCTGATCGACCTGATGGAAGGCGTCGAGGACATCCCCGGTTCCGCCTTGTCGACCGGCATGCCGTGGGGCGAGTGGGAGAGCTTCGAGGAGTACCTCGACCTGCTGGACGGCCGTCGGTACGCCCTCGACGTCGCCGCCCAGGTGGCGCACGGCGCGGTTCGGTTCTACGTCATGGGTGAGCGCGGCCGGGCCAACGAGGACGCGACCGCTGACGACCTCGAGCAGATGGCCGCGATCGTGCGGAGCGCGCTCGACGCCGGCGCGGTCGGCTTCACGACCTCGCGCACGGTGGGTCACCGGTCGAAGTCCGGTACGCCGGTGCCGGGCACGTTTGCGGCGAAGTCCGAGCTGGTCGCGATGGCGGAGGCGATGCGGGGCGCCGGCCACGGCGTCTTCGAGGCGATCGTCGCCGGCACGATCGGGAAGCTGGACGCCCTCGGCGGTGAGCGCTCGACGATGATGGAAGAGTTGCCGCTGCTGCGCGCCGTCGCCGAGGCGAGCGGTCGCCCGGTCACGTTCACCGTCGCCCAGCTCTTCGACGATCCCGAGGAGTGGCGCCGGGTGATGGACGCCGCGCGCGAGTCGTCGGCGTCCGGCGCGGTGCTGCGCCCGCAGATCCTGCCGCGGTCGGTGACGCTGATGACCAGCCTCGACGCCTACCACCTGTTCATGTTCCGCCCGACCTATCTCGCCATCGCGGACCTGCCGCTGGCCGAGCGAGTGGCCGAGATGCGCCGGCCCGAGGTCCGCGACGCGATCCTCAGTGAGACCGACAAGTTCGAAGACCAACCCAACGGCGCCGCCGCGTTGATGCTGCTGTTCAACAGTGCGCTGCCGGTGACGTTCCCGCTCGCCGAACCGGTCAACTACGAGCCGTCGTTCGACGACTCCGTCCTGATGAAGGCGATGGCGGCGGGCGTCGAGCCGCAGGCGTACATGTACGACCTGCTGCTCGAGGATGAGGGCAAGGCCTTCTACATGGCGCTCGGCTCGAACTTCGCCGGCGGCAACCTCGAGGTCTGCCGCGAGATGCTGCTCGACCCGAACTCGGTCACCGGCCTGTCGGATGCCGGCGCCCACGTGAACCTGATCTCCGACTGCTCGTCCTCGACGTTCCACCTCACCCACTGGGGCCGGGACCGTACGGCGGGCGAGCTGCTGCCGATCGAGGTGCTCGTGCACAAGATGAGCGGTGACACCGCCGCGCTCTACGGCTTCACCGACCGCGGCACCCTGGAGGTCGGCAAACGTGCCGACATCAACGTCATCGACTTCGACCGGCTGCGCATCAAGGCGCCCGAGCTTCGCTACGACCTGCCG